One Lagenorhynchus albirostris chromosome 7, mLagAlb1.1, whole genome shotgun sequence genomic window, TGTCCTTCATATCACTCTGACCTGACTTTCATGCTTCCCTCTTTCACATTTAAGGACCCTtttgattacattggacccatctggataatccagaataatctttttattgattgattgattgattgatttttggctgcgttgggtcttcattgctgcgcacgggctttctctagttgcagcgagtgggggctactcttcgttgtggtgcacaggcttctcattgtggcggcttctcttgttgcagagcatgagctctcggcatgcaggctcagttgttgcagcacgtgggctcagcagttgtggctcgtgggctcagtagttgtggctcgtgggctctagagtgcagtctcagtagctgtggcgcacgggctcagttgctccgcggcatgtgggatcttcccggaccaggacttgaacccgtgtcccctgcattggcaggcggattcttaaccactgcgccaccagggaagccccaatccagAATAATCTTATTTTAAGGTCAATTGATGAGCCAGTGGAATTCCATCAGCGACTGTaattccctttgccatgtaatatGAGTGGGCTATCTCCCTCCCCAACAGTGTGGGGCGGAGGCAGGAGGCGGCAGAGGCAGGAGATGCCCTGGCAGGTTTCTCAGCCTTGCCTGAACTGAGGACCGGGGATAAGGATCCGTACGCTCTCTCAGGAGGCAGAAGGTAGGTGCGTGTCTAGCTAAGCCTCTCCCTCAGGCTAGGCTGAGTCCCAGGACACTCCTTCTACCCTCCCCAACCCACCCAGACACACCCCTCAGGCCCTGAAGTCCCCGCAGTCACCCTCACATCCAGATCCCAGCGTTTCCTAGAAACTTAGCAACGATTCCCCGACTCCTCAGCCGTTTCTACCTCAACCCTGTGAATTACgcagaatatgtgtgtgtgtgtctgtctgtcggTCCTGAGAATTTGTCACCATTTGGGTTTTTATATCTCTTCCTCAGATTGGAGTTGGTTCATTTTATAACTTAGAAAAATtaagtttgttcttttcctttgttagtttcttgctttctcttaTCCAAAAGCAAACCATTTATTACAAGaaatacagataaacaaaaagggaaaacatGAAACACACAAACACCCCGCCCATCTGGAGACAGTCACTACTTAACGCCTGGGCGTGTagctctccacaccctcttctaTGCATCTAAGTGTATTTTAACAGAAATAGGATTTTACCACAGGGCACGTTTATAGTTCTccaattccctctactttttacTCACTGATATATGATAAATGCCCTTTCATGGTAATGAGTTTAAAGTTACCTCATTGTTTTTACACCTGCCTAGTGTCATGTTGTGTCTCTGCTAGGATTTGCCCGGCCCCCCTCTGATTGGTGTTTAGTCTGCTCCTTTCACTCTTACAAATGCACTGGATGAAtgcatctctgtgtgtgtgtgtgtgtgtgtgtgtgtgtgtgtgtgtgtgtgtgtgtgtgtgtgtgtgtgtgtgtgtgtgtagcagtgTGTGTCTTTTCAAGTGTCCTGTCCTGAGGGGAGCGGGGACTGGCAGAGCACAATGGCCCTTTTCAACTCCTTGGAACAAGTGGTTTCCTTTACGGAAGGTACTTTTCCGGAAAACATGTTATTTCAGGGTCTCCTGATTCCAGAATCCAGCCTGTCCCAGAGAGAAACACCAAGCTGCTTGCAGGGTCAGGAGTGTGGAGGAAGGGCAGGCGGAGGGGCAGGGGCTCCTGACAGATGGGTTTCCAGGCTCTTCCCTCCCTCACATGGCCTCTAGACAAGGGGGCAGGATTCTCACCTCCTCTGCACCAGGCTGAGGCCCAGCCAGGGAGTGGCGGGGGCAGCGCTGGGACAGAGCTGAGCAGAGTGGAGCAGGGTTCTCCCTCCCCTTTGTCCTGGGGTGGACCTGGGCGTGGAGAGGCACAGTCCCTACCTCTGCAGGGAGGCCATGGCTGGGCAGCCCAGGGCTGAGGTCTGTTAACCCAGCAGTCCAACCCTTGGCAGAGTTATCTGGGGTGAGGTTTCCTGGGCTGCCTGTTCGAACTGTGTATGGCAAAGACCTCTTCCTTCTTCAAAGACAGATCCAGGTGGGTCACGTGTGAGCAAGGCTCTTGTACAGGGAAACCCGGGGCAAATCAGATCCCTGGTGCTCCAGCCTCTCCTTCATCCTGAAGATATGAAATGGGTCGGCTGAGACTTGCAGCCCCATTTACAGAGGAAAAGGGCAGGTTCACTTTGTGTCTGCAGGTTCTAGCAGCGCTAGGACGCATCGGCCCAGAGCAACCCACAGCGGGGGCTCAGGTCCCTcggctgtaaaatggagatgagggAGTCACTGTGAGCAAAGACAAGATGAAACGCAGAAAgcatagtgcctagcacacagtaggagtCCAATAAATAAGAACTAGTATTAGCAGAATGAACAGAGAATGCTGCATTTGGGGACTGAGAGATTGGGGGTTCGAGTGCAGCTCCACCCAGACTTCCAGGTGACCTTGAGCAGCCTCTTCCCTCAGCGCCACCAAGTAAACACTCCCGGCTTTGCCAGCCTCCTGGTGCCAGCCTTAGCCTGTCTTACACTGCCACCTCCTCCCTTGGGGATAGAGGGGCTCCGTGCTGGCCTGTGAGAGAACCCCTCCCTCTTCTTACACAATGGGCTGCACTGGGAGGAATGGCAGGAGCACTTCAGGCCAACACACACCACTGCATACTCACACGCATGCCTGAcgacatacacactcacaccatacaacgcacacacacagatgccACACGCACGCACCGCACCCAGACCACACACATTCTCGCCCCCACACACTCCACACACGTAAGAAAAGCAGGACTGTAGGAGCTGCTCCTCCCTTCTCTGGGGCATCATTCCAGGCTCTCCTTGACCCCAGCTCCCCTAGACCCATCTCTGAGCAGATGCTCCTGCTTCACCAAGAAAACAGACTATCTGGCATGATGCcctcatctccctccttccccacgcGCCCCCCACACAACATGAGCATCTACCCATATCCTCAAGCATCTTTCCCAGCAGCGTTGCCTGGCCCCCCACCTGCCATCCAGACCTGACCCCTCGGATCCCCTCCTTGtgctccagctcccagccccacccttccGTGGGTCCCTTCCTCGCTGGCGGCTGTCAGTGTCTCCCTCGGCAATCCTTCTCCTTCGGGCCTTCCATATGCTCAACCTCCCTCCCCTTCTTAAAAAGACCAGTAgtaggggcttgcctggtggcgcagtggttgagagtctgcctgccgatgcaggggacacgggttcgtgccccggtccgggaggatcccacatgccgtggagcagctgggcccgtgagccatggccgctgagcctgcgcgtccggagcctgtgctccgcaatgggagaggccacaacagtaagagacccgcgtaccaaaaaaaaaaaaaaaaaaggccaccatACATCACCCTGCTTCCCTTCAGATTATCTTCAGCTGTGATCTCCTGCTGACTCAGCTCCCACTGCCTCCACCGCCCCTGCGCACGCACGCGCCCGCGCACACGCACACCGCCGTGGGGCTGCTCCCTTCACTCCTTTCAAACCGTTCTCGCCAAGGTCATCGTCAACTGTCACGTTGCCTAACCCAAGGCCTGGGTGCTCCCCTTCGCTGGCCCCCCTGATGCTTTCAACCAACTGACCCGCCCTCTCTGAGAACCACTCCCTCCCTCGTAGGGTTGTCCGATAAAATACCAGACACCCAGTTCGATTTGAACCTCAGATAGACAACGAATAATGTTTTAGTATAAGTGTGTCCCCAATACTGCATGGGACCTATGTATaccaaaaattatttgttgtctaCCTGAAATTAGAATTAACTggatgtcctgtatttttattcgCTAGATCGGGTAACCCTACTCCCCACTTCTCTGCCCCCTCGCTCCCCAccttcctgccccttctccaGCTGCTCCTCCTTGGCGCCTCCTTTTTGTCAGCCTGCTCCAGGGTGCTGGCCTTGACTGCCTGCCCTTCTCAAACTCCCTGCTTCCCTGGAAcagcctctccctcaccctcGGCTCCACCTCCACTGTGGGCCGGCCACCCCCTGAGTCTCCAAGAAccttctctccagcccctgctGCAGGGGCCACCTCTCCCCTGTGGCAACAGCAGGTTGCAACGCtggcgtgtgtgtgcgtgcgtgtgtgtgcgtgcgtgtgtgcgctaGGGAAGACTGCTCCTACCCAGCCTGACAAGGGAGGCTGCCTCTTTGTTGCCTTCATCTGCTGTTGCCCGGAAACATGCTGGCCAGAAGTGGCAAGAAGTGGTTCCCTCAGGAGCTGGCTGTGGCCCAGCCTCGTCCCCTCGCGCCCACTCACGCTGAACTGCTTACTCCCTGCCCGCACGTTCTCTGAACCTCCATTCATGCCGCCGTTCCCTCTGTCTGGACACCCTCCCCCAAACTCTGCTTGCTGAAGTGGCAACTTTTCTTCAAGTCCAACTCGAGAGCCACCTCCTCCCAGGTTTCCCTGAGTCTCCCAGCTCTCCCTCCCTTGAGCACCTGTGTTATTTGCACCCTTGTCCAGGTGACTATATTGGGAGTTCATCGAATGCTGGGACCAGGTCTGGTTGACTCCCACATTCCCTGGGCAGGGCCTGGTACACAGTCGGTGCTCAGCCAGTGTTTATTGAATGGAGGAGTGAATGacaatgagtgaatgagtgatgagatgaatgaatgaatgcatgagtaGATGAGGAAGTAAGGCTGAGTAGATGGAGTGGGTGGATGGACGGGTGGAtgtgtgggtggatgggtgggtggatgggtgggtggatggatggatggatgggtgcatGGATGGGtgcatggatgggtgggtggatgagtgggtggatgagCGAATGAGCAAATAAGGAGACCTCAGGGCTTGACAGACTGCCCCCCTGCACATTGAGGCTGCCCCCCACATTGCTTGTTTTCAGAGCTGTGTGAGTCCAGCCTACAGACCTTCCCTCCACGGACCCAGGGAAGGATGTGACCACACGATacagaggcagagccctgggcCTGGGGTCCTGATACTTGGGTCCAGCTGAAGATGCCCGACCTAGAACAGCGCTAACTCTGCTTGAGATGAGAGAGAGGCCGAGGCccactcttctctcccctcccaggtCTCGCACTGCCGTCTCTGCCCACCTGGAGCTCCCGTGCCCGTTAGTTCTTTGTCCCTGGACATGCTCAGCCACCTCTGACTGGTCGGCGCACCTCTGAGAACAGGCCGCAGCTGAGCTCCTGTGGAGATGCACCACCCAGGACCCCTTCAAGGAAGGACTTCAGGGCCAGCCTCAGCTGCAGAGCTGCTTTGCCTGAGGTCAAACTTGGGAGGCTGTGGGGGAGCACTCAGAGACAGCAAAGGTGGGGGGATATTAAGGGCCTGCATCATTATTTGTCTCCTTCCTCTGTCTaatcctgcttcctcctcctgccctcacACATGCTGATCCCTATAAACATCTGGCACCCCAAACTCTGTCTGGGCTTCACTTTCAGAGAACATGACCTGAACAGTTCACTCCACTCAACTGAGGACCTCCAGGTCCTCCCTGCAGCCGGTACCCTCCACATGCTCTATGAAGGCCCTGCTTGCAGGCTCTAGGGTCCAGAATGACCAAGACGCGGTCGCCAGGAGCTCCTGTCCCTGGCCTgtgcctcttccctccccatgCTCACCCCACACCACCCGCCTCCACGCCTCTCCACCAGCCTGactctctccctgtccccttACCCTTCTGCACCTCTGCAGCCCTAAGCCTCTCTCTCTGAGAGTCCTTCCTATGGCAGCCACGTGGCCAGAGTGGCCCATCCGGGCACCCTCAGAGGCCAGACCTCCTCTCAAGGTCAGTCCTGCCCCCTTCAACAGGCAGGTCCTGGGAGAGTCATTCCTTCAGGGCTGGCTGGAGACATGAGTCAGGAGACTCAGAATTCTGCAGCCTTCAAACCATATGCTAAATATGGCCTGGCATTTATTTCATGGGTACAGAGAAAACagattttctataaataaaaactgaacatCTATTTATTTGTGATGCAAACAAGAGCTTTGTTACATACTGTCAATATAACATAACATTTTAACTAATTCGAAATTAACTTTCAGTTCTATCATTTGGAGTTCTATCATTTTTCTATCATTCCTGAGTGACACAGGTCACTTAGTCTCTAAGAATAGAAGTGACctataagaaaatagtaataaagtCTCATTCAAAATATGTTTCAAAGTCTTCTTTCTGGCTTTCCTGTTAATAAAACATCTTGTACtttctgtgactctatttttctcttctgtttccttttgtgaTTCCCCAACCCTGATTCTTGGGAGACCCATAAAAGGATATgcattttcaattataaaatacattgcCAGTTCCCAGGAAGCATCCCTTTGGTTTCAGAATTTCGGGGCTGATTTCGGGTAACGGGTAGGAGGCAGATCTCAGGGGTGGGCTCTGCAGGATGTGCACAGGCAAGTAGCAAAATGACTCAATTAGAGGAACAGATAAGTTTGTAAAACTGTCCACTGAGGGAGCTGCTTCCTCTGGTGGCAATAGAACCAGTTTCATAGGCATCCTGGGATAACTTGAGTTAACCAACACTCTGTTCACTATAAAGTCCAGTGATATTTCAGTTCACCGTGAAGCTCAGAAGAGCTGGCCCACCATACCATCCAACTCTGCCCGGTCACTCAAGCTCCGGACCTCTCCTAAGCCCCATCCTGTGGGTTGGTCCAGCTGAGCTCTCAGGGGTCAGAGCTAACTCCCACCTGGCCCCATCACCATGGATCTCCCAGACTGGAGGCCATGGCAAGCTGGGATGGGATGGGACAGGGAGTTTTCTGGATACAGGCAGGGAAGGACAGGAATGCCAGGCTTGAAGGAGTGGGTCAACAGAGAAGGCTTGCTGGGGGGGTAGATGAGTCTGACCACCAGCAGAGCAAATCCTGGGGGCTGGTAGGTCTCACATGAAAGTCCAGAAGTCCCGGACACCCGCCACTGGCTGGACATGGTGACCTGGCCCCGTGGAGAGAGAAGCCTCCTGGCGAAACGTGGCCACCGTGAAGCTGGGGCGTGGGCCCCCCTGAGAATCCTGGGTCCTTGAGTCACAGCTGAAACAGCAGAGGATGCAGGTGATGGCCACGGTGACCACGAATAGCACGGCCACAATTCCAATCACTGCCGTTTCCATGGCCCTGTTTGGCCACTGACCCACTGAGCAACCCGGGATGCGTCTCAGACCTTAGCTCCCCATCCGAAGCGAGGGGCTCTTGGTGATAGCAGGTACCCTTGCTCCTCCAGCTGCTCTCCCGATGGTCTTCTAAGAAGATATCGGTCTGAGGCCCTGGCCGGTGCCCCCTCTGGGCCGTTGGGTGCCCCACATGGCTCTACTCCGATCTCAGGGGGTCTCTGTCACTGTTTTCTAAGGCTCGGGCCAGGTTTCTAAGAGCCATGGGCAACTCCCCTGGTAGCTCTGGAAGAAGCACTGTCCTGAAAGATGTGAGCTCAAGACTCCCTGGATGCAGGGGGCTGGAAGGAGAAGGCAGAAGACTTTGCTCAGAGGGAACCTCACTAACCCAGCCCTCTGATGACGCATATGGAGTTCATGAGTGTTTGTACACTCAGACAAAAGATAAAATACTCCCCCCGTCCTGTGGATCCGAGATGAGCCCAGGCTCCTCCCCTGGAGGAACCTTGGGCCAGTCCTTGAATCAGCCTATCTGCTGCCTCTCAAACccctggccctgtgctgggggCAGGGACAAAAGTGGGGAGGAGGCAATGGCAGCTCTGGGCCAGATGCAGGGAGTGCTGCTTGGAAACAAGTGCCCTTTCATTCGGCCTCCTTTTCTGCACGGGCTGGGAGAGTGCTGTTGAGATAAGGCAGGTCATGCTCCGGGAGGGATATCTGAGCCCTTCAGTAACGACTGTGGGCTCCTTAGTCCCCCTCCCCGGTCTTCTGCTCCAGCCTCCCCTCTGCTCCAGGCAGCCCTCCTCGCTGCCTGCTCGTGCTGTGAAAACTTACCCTGGGCTCCGCGAGGGACAGCTCTGGCTGTACGCAGGGCCGTGGGCTCCTGGCCCGGTGGCCACCCCAGGGGCCAGGCCATGGCACACTCATTCCCAGGGTACTGCAGCCTTGGTCCTGCCTGGGACGAGGCTCTGAGATATCTGAGCGGCTGTGAGCACTTCCTGCATTCCTTCCTCCAATTGTGAGTGAGGGCCCAGGACCCGCACAGCTGCCGGCCCCCTTGGTGACTGCActcaccccacctcaccccacatGCACACCCATGCCACtccagccctgctccctgccaGGGTGTCCACTTCATCGACTCAGGGGAGGGGGTGAACCAGGCCCAGGCCATAAGTAAGTCTGCCAGAAGGGGCTCCATCCTGACTGTCACTCGGTCACAGCCCTTCCACAGCCAACACCTCCTGAGACCACCACCACTTCCGGAAAGTAGACCGGGTTA contains:
- the SPAAR gene encoding small regulatory polypeptide of amino acid response gives rise to the protein METAVIGIVAVLFVVTVAITCILCCFSCDSRTQDSQGGPRPSFTVATFRQEASLSTGPGHHVQPVAGVRDFWTFM